A portion of the Burkholderia pseudomultivorans genome contains these proteins:
- a CDS encoding GspH/FimT family pseudopilin translates to MARCRLTGNTTGRRFGGFTLVELMVAIALTVGLALYAAPAFDQWRMRERVDARSRALLGALSFARAEATRLGVRVTLCRAAHDGTCLGPGQRCGESEWSCDWVVSGQFDGQSRVLRRYPRDPDIAVAGAAHDLAFVPPAGQAIGGIRRFELRPRRDMPGVDDARVSRCVRIAAGGRARVATGRCDAA, encoded by the coding sequence ATGGCGCGTTGCAGACTGACTGGAAACACGACCGGACGTCGGTTCGGCGGCTTCACGCTCGTCGAGCTGATGGTCGCGATCGCGCTGACGGTCGGGCTTGCGCTCTACGCGGCGCCCGCGTTCGATCAGTGGCGCATGCGCGAACGCGTCGATGCGCGCTCGCGCGCCTTGCTCGGCGCGCTGTCGTTTGCGCGTGCCGAGGCGACGCGTCTGGGCGTGCGCGTCACGCTGTGTCGCGCCGCGCATGACGGCACGTGCCTTGGTCCCGGCCAGCGGTGCGGCGAGTCCGAGTGGTCGTGCGACTGGGTCGTCAGCGGGCAGTTCGACGGGCAATCGCGCGTGCTGCGGCGCTATCCGCGCGATCCCGACATCGCGGTCGCGGGTGCCGCGCACGATCTCGCCTTCGTGCCGCCGGCAGGGCAGGCGATCGGCGGAATCCGGCGTTTCGAATTGCGTCCGCGGCGCGACATGCCGGGCGTCGACGATGCACGCGTGTCCCGCTGCGTACGGATTGCGGCGGGCGGTCGCGCGCGCGTCGCGACCGGCCGTTGCGACGCGGCATGA
- a CDS encoding phage holin family protein yields MTTDTHSQPSGQGPLRRLVGSAIGLLQTRLELVGIELAEEKERLMGVLFLGLAAMMLATMALISLTVLIAIAFWDTYRWQALAAITALYALGGIACALKARSGLRDAPTVFEATLAELEKDRELFRGKP; encoded by the coding sequence ATGACGACAGACACCCACTCGCAGCCGTCCGGCCAGGGACCGCTGCGCCGCCTCGTCGGCTCGGCGATCGGCCTCCTGCAAACCCGCCTCGAACTGGTGGGCATCGAGCTGGCCGAGGAGAAGGAACGCCTGATGGGCGTGCTGTTCCTCGGGCTCGCCGCGATGATGCTCGCGACGATGGCGCTGATCAGCCTGACCGTGCTGATCGCGATCGCGTTCTGGGACACCTATCGCTGGCAGGCGCTCGCCGCAATCACCGCGCTCTATGCGCTGGGCGGCATCGCGTGCGCGCTGAAGGCACGCTCGGGCCTGCGCGATGCGCCGACCGTGTTCGAGGCGACCCTCGCCGAGCTCGAGAAAGACCGCGAACTGTTCCGCGGCAAGCCATGA
- a CDS encoding DUF883 family protein produces MSEINKEKLMSDIKTVLADAEDLLKQAASSTGDRAAELREKAMSRLKQAKEKAADVQVVVVEKGKKAARATDDYVHEHPWTSIGVAAGVGVLIGLLINRK; encoded by the coding sequence ATGTCGGAAATCAACAAGGAGAAACTGATGTCGGATATCAAAACCGTTCTCGCGGACGCCGAAGACCTGCTCAAGCAAGCCGCGAGCAGCACGGGCGACCGTGCGGCCGAGCTGCGCGAAAAAGCCATGTCGCGCCTGAAGCAGGCCAAGGAAAAGGCAGCCGACGTCCAGGTCGTCGTGGTCGAGAAAGGCAAGAAGGCCGCGCGCGCGACCGACGACTACGTGCATGAGCATCCGTGGACGTCGATCGGCGTCGCTGCGGGCGTCGGCGTGCTGATCGGTCTGCTGATCAACCGCAAGTAA
- the nrdR gene encoding transcriptional regulator NrdR yields MRCPFCRHEDTQVVDSRVSEDGAAIRRRRRCSACDKRFTTYERVELNLPAVVKKDGSRTEFDRRKIVASMQLALRKRPVAADAIDAAVARIEYQLLATGEREVRSEKLGELVMNELRGLDTIAYVRFASVYRRFEDVSEFADVIEEFRRASPAKPPRKR; encoded by the coding sequence ATGCGCTGCCCGTTCTGCCGGCACGAAGACACGCAGGTCGTTGACTCCCGCGTGTCCGAGGATGGCGCCGCGATTCGCCGGCGCCGTCGCTGCTCGGCTTGCGACAAGCGCTTCACGACGTACGAGCGGGTCGAGTTGAACCTGCCGGCCGTCGTGAAGAAGGACGGCAGCCGCACCGAATTCGACCGTCGCAAGATCGTCGCCAGCATGCAACTCGCGCTGCGCAAGCGGCCGGTTGCTGCCGACGCGATCGACGCGGCGGTCGCCCGTATCGAATATCAACTGCTCGCGACCGGCGAGCGCGAAGTGCGTAGCGAGAAGCTCGGCGAACTCGTGATGAACGAGTTGCGCGGCCTCGATACGATCGCCTATGTCCGCTTCGCATCGGTGTATCGCCGGTTCGAGGACGTCTCCGAATTTGCCGACGTGATCGAGGAATTCCGTCGCGCTTCACCCGCCAAGCCCCCGCGTAAGCGCTGA
- a CDS encoding type IV pilus modification PilV family protein translates to MMTVRHASRGTSLLEATLAIALLAIVMLAVAGSQLAMTQAQRATIWRERALWLADARIERMHAAPGVEDGLAALAAASLPGGAMTLDAGAAGMRFVVVGWHGGEAAASSRCGDARISKEPPACVRLPFREGHADAH, encoded by the coding sequence ATGATGACGGTGCGCCATGCGTCGCGCGGCACGTCGCTGCTCGAAGCGACGCTGGCCATTGCGCTGCTGGCGATCGTGATGCTCGCGGTGGCCGGCAGTCAGCTCGCGATGACGCAAGCGCAGCGGGCGACGATCTGGCGCGAGCGCGCGCTCTGGCTGGCCGATGCGCGCATCGAGCGCATGCACGCTGCGCCGGGCGTCGAGGACGGCCTGGCGGCGTTGGCGGCGGCCTCGCTGCCCGGCGGTGCGATGACGCTCGATGCGGGAGCGGCCGGCATGCGATTCGTCGTCGTCGGCTGGCACGGCGGCGAAGCGGCGGCTTCGTCGCGTTGCGGCGACGCGCGCATATCGAAGGAGCCGCCTGCCTGCGTGCGGCTTCCGTTTCGGGAGGGTCACGCCGATGCGCACTAA
- a CDS encoding type IV pilin protein, with translation MVRPSGFTLLELMIVLAIVAALAGWGIPSYREHVARVHRASAVSALYRAAQYLETLDGVPPATLPDALAHAPPDGRPVYRVTRRPPAGDDAPMAYELEAIPLDTGPMRDDLCGAFTLHSDGTKSNARHDGNDAWNPACWGVR, from the coding sequence ATGGTGCGACCGTCAGGATTCACGTTGCTCGAGCTGATGATCGTGCTCGCGATCGTCGCCGCCTTGGCCGGATGGGGGATTCCGTCGTATCGCGAGCATGTCGCGCGGGTCCATCGGGCATCGGCGGTATCGGCGCTGTATCGCGCGGCCCAGTATCTCGAGACGCTCGACGGCGTGCCGCCGGCAACGCTGCCCGATGCGCTCGCGCATGCGCCGCCGGACGGGCGGCCGGTCTATCGCGTGACGCGGCGGCCGCCGGCCGGCGACGATGCGCCGATGGCGTACGAACTCGAAGCGATCCCGCTCGACACCGGACCCATGCGCGACGACCTGTGCGGCGCGTTCACGCTGCATTCGGACGGGACAAAAAGCAATGCGCGGCACGACGGCAACGATGCGTGGAATCCGGCTTGCTGGGGCGTACGCTGA
- a CDS encoding pilus assembly protein, with amino-acid sequence MAVGAAVAALTGTWFESALTESRRTRALSDRLIAFHAADAALAACTARLLRGSASYLPERDAHAEPDAWRHEPALTLAEAFAPFADWPPAVQPPRCLIEAWRGAGPDDARAYLVTARGVGTHGSSVVWLQSQVAIRDGRIVAQRWRRVAALH; translated from the coding sequence ATCGCGGTCGGCGCGGCCGTCGCCGCGCTGACGGGCACATGGTTCGAATCGGCGCTGACGGAGTCGCGCCGCACGCGAGCGCTGTCGGACCGGTTGATCGCGTTTCATGCGGCCGACGCCGCGCTGGCTGCATGCACCGCGCGCTTGTTGCGCGGTTCGGCAAGTTACCTGCCCGAACGCGACGCGCATGCCGAACCGGATGCGTGGCGGCACGAGCCTGCGCTGACGCTCGCCGAGGCATTCGCGCCGTTCGCCGACTGGCCGCCGGCCGTGCAGCCGCCGCGATGCCTGATCGAAGCGTGGCGCGGCGCGGGGCCGGATGACGCCCGTGCGTACCTCGTCACGGCGCGCGGCGTCGGCACGCACGGGTCGAGCGTCGTCTGGCTGCAGAGCCAGGTTGCGATTCGTGACGGCCGCATCGTCGCGCAACGCTGGCGGCGCGTAGCGGCATTGCACTGA
- the glyA gene encoding serine hydroxymethyltransferase → MFDRAQSTIANVDPEVFAAIEQENRRQEDHIELIASENYTSPAVMAAQGSQLTNKYAEGYPGKRYYGGCEYVDVVEQLAIDRVKQLFGAEAANVQPNSGSQANQGVFFAMLKPGDTIMGMSLAHGGHLTHGSPVNMSGKWFNVVSYGLNENEDIDYDAAEKLANEHKPKLIVAGASAFALKIDFERLAKIAKSVGAYLMVDMAHYAGLIAAGVYPNPVPHADFVTTTTHKSLRGPRGGVILMKAEYEKPINSAIFPGIQGGPLMHVIAAKAVAFKEALSPEFKAYQQKVVENARVLAETLVKRGLRIVSGRTESHVMLVDLRAKNITGKAAEAALGAAHITVNKNAIPNDPEKPFVTSGIRLGSPAMTTRGFGPAEAEQVGNLIADVLDNPEDAATIERVRAQVAELTKRFPVYR, encoded by the coding sequence ATGTTTGACAGAGCCCAAAGCACCATTGCGAACGTCGATCCCGAAGTCTTTGCCGCGATCGAACAGGAAAACCGCCGCCAGGAAGATCACATCGAGCTGATCGCGTCGGAAAACTACACGAGCCCGGCCGTGATGGCCGCCCAGGGCTCGCAACTCACGAACAAGTACGCGGAAGGCTATCCGGGCAAGCGCTACTACGGCGGCTGCGAATACGTCGACGTCGTCGAGCAGCTCGCGATCGACCGCGTGAAGCAGCTGTTCGGCGCGGAAGCCGCGAACGTGCAGCCGAACTCCGGCTCGCAGGCGAACCAGGGCGTGTTCTTCGCGATGCTCAAGCCGGGCGACACGATCATGGGCATGAGCCTCGCGCACGGCGGTCACCTGACGCACGGCTCGCCGGTGAACATGTCGGGCAAGTGGTTCAACGTCGTCAGCTACGGGCTGAACGAGAACGAGGACATCGACTACGACGCGGCCGAGAAGCTGGCCAACGAGCACAAGCCGAAGCTGATCGTCGCGGGCGCGTCGGCGTTCGCGCTGAAGATCGATTTCGAGCGTCTGGCGAAGATCGCGAAGTCGGTCGGCGCGTACCTGATGGTCGACATGGCGCACTACGCGGGCCTGATCGCCGCGGGCGTGTATCCGAACCCGGTGCCGCACGCCGACTTCGTGACGACGACGACGCACAAGAGCCTGCGCGGCCCGCGCGGCGGCGTGATCCTGATGAAGGCCGAGTACGAGAAGCCGATCAACTCGGCGATCTTCCCGGGCATCCAGGGCGGCCCGCTGATGCACGTGATCGCGGCGAAGGCGGTGGCGTTCAAGGAAGCGCTGTCGCCGGAGTTCAAGGCATACCAGCAGAAGGTGGTCGAGAACGCGCGCGTGCTGGCCGAGACGCTGGTCAAGCGCGGCTTGCGGATCGTGTCGGGGCGCACCGAAAGCCACGTGATGCTGGTGGACCTGCGCGCAAAGAACATCACCGGCAAGGCGGCGGAAGCGGCACTGGGTGCGGCGCACATCACGGTGAACAAGAACGCGATCCCGAACGATCCGGAAAAGCCGTTCGTGACGAGCGGGATCCGTCTGGGTTCGCCGGCGATGACGACGCGCGGCTTCGGCCCGGCGGAAGCCGAGCAGGTGGGCAACCTGATCGCCGACGTGCTCGACAATCCGGAAGACGCCGCGACGATCGAGCGCGTGCGTGCGCAGGTCGCCGAGCTGACCAAGCGTTTCCCGGTCTATCGCTGA
- the tolR gene encoding protein TolR, whose amino-acid sequence MAGTPIRSSMRGGRSRRAMADINVVPYIDVMLVLLVIFMVTAPLVAPSIINLPTVGNAAPQEQTPPVVVNIKADRTMSVKYKGDSGATQEDTMTKAELDSFISARQADHPDQPVVIAADKTVQYDAVMTVMSDLKARGVKRVGLLVKSQ is encoded by the coding sequence ATGGCAGGCACTCCCATTCGATCCAGCATGCGCGGCGGCCGCTCGCGCCGCGCGATGGCCGACATCAACGTCGTGCCGTACATCGACGTGATGCTGGTGCTGCTCGTGATCTTCATGGTCACGGCACCGCTCGTCGCGCCGTCGATCATCAACCTGCCGACCGTCGGCAACGCCGCGCCGCAGGAGCAGACGCCGCCCGTCGTCGTCAACATCAAGGCCGACCGCACGATGAGCGTCAAGTACAAGGGCGACTCCGGCGCGACGCAGGAAGACACGATGACCAAGGCCGAGCTCGACAGCTTCATCTCGGCCCGCCAGGCCGATCACCCTGACCAGCCGGTCGTGATCGCAGCCGACAAGACCGTGCAGTACGATGCAGTCATGACCGTGATGTCGGATCTGAAGGCGCGCGGCGTCAAGCGCGTCGGCCTCCTCGTCAAATCGCAATGA
- a CDS encoding SDR family NAD(P)-dependent oxidoreductase, translating into MIVFVTGASAGFGAAIARAFVKGGHRVVATARRKDRLDALAAELGDALLPFELDVRDRAAVEAVPAALPAEFAALDVLVNNAGLALGVEPAHKASLDEWRTMIDTNCAGLVTVTHALLPGMVERGRGHIFNLGSVAGSYPYAGGNVYGATKAFVRQFSLNLRADLLGTPLRVTDIEPGLCGGTEFSNVRYRGDDAKAASVYTNVHPLMPEDIADTIYWIATRPAHVNINTIELMPIAQAPGGPTVHRG; encoded by the coding sequence ATGATCGTGTTCGTCACAGGCGCGTCCGCCGGCTTCGGCGCCGCCATCGCCCGGGCTTTCGTCAAAGGCGGCCACCGCGTGGTCGCCACCGCCCGCCGCAAGGACCGCCTCGACGCGCTCGCCGCCGAACTCGGCGACGCACTGCTGCCGTTCGAACTCGACGTGCGCGACCGCGCCGCCGTGGAAGCCGTGCCGGCCGCCCTCCCCGCCGAATTCGCGGCGCTCGACGTGCTCGTCAACAACGCCGGTCTCGCGCTCGGCGTCGAGCCGGCGCACAAGGCCAGCCTCGACGAATGGCGCACGATGATCGACACGAACTGCGCGGGCCTCGTCACGGTCACGCATGCGCTGCTGCCCGGCATGGTCGAGCGCGGCCGCGGCCACATCTTCAATCTCGGTTCGGTGGCGGGGTCGTACCCGTACGCGGGCGGGAACGTCTACGGCGCGACCAAGGCTTTCGTCAGGCAATTCAGCCTGAACCTGCGCGCCGACCTGCTCGGCACGCCGCTGCGCGTCACCGACATCGAGCCGGGCCTGTGCGGCGGCACCGAATTCTCGAACGTCCGCTATCGCGGCGACGATGCGAAGGCGGCCAGCGTCTACACGAACGTGCATCCGCTGATGCCCGAGGACATCGCCGACACGATCTACTGGATCGCGACGCGTCCGGCGCACGTCAACATCAACACGATCGAGCTGATGCCGATCGCGCAGGCACCCGGCGGCCCGACCGTCCACCGAGGCTGA
- the ybgC gene encoding tol-pal system-associated acyl-CoA thioesterase: protein MRAMTQPTRSPETPAGFIWPVRVYYEDTDAGGIVFYANYLKFFERARTEWLRACGIDQRRLADDTGALFIVRSTSLDYRAPARLDDMLTITSRPGRIGRASVEFTQEAWRGDTLLVAGQIRIGCVDRTGIRPAAIPPAVLDALHRGPVLDAGPTALSTKLA, encoded by the coding sequence ATGCGCGCCATGACTCAGCCTACCCGCTCCCCGGAAACGCCCGCCGGCTTTATCTGGCCGGTTCGCGTGTACTACGAGGATACCGACGCAGGCGGCATCGTCTTCTATGCCAACTACCTGAAGTTCTTCGAGCGTGCCCGCACCGAGTGGCTGCGCGCGTGCGGCATCGACCAGCGTCGGCTCGCCGACGACACGGGCGCGCTGTTCATCGTCCGCAGCACGTCGCTCGACTACCGCGCACCGGCGCGACTCGACGACATGCTGACGATCACGAGCCGGCCCGGACGCATCGGCCGCGCGTCGGTGGAATTCACCCAGGAAGCCTGGCGTGGCGACACGCTGCTCGTCGCCGGACAGATCCGTATCGGCTGCGTCGACCGGACCGGCATCCGGCCCGCGGCGATCCCGCCGGCCGTACTCGACGCACTGCACCGCGGGCCCGTCCTCGACGCCGGGCCCACTGCATTGTCAACGAAGCTCGCATGA
- a CDS encoding PilW family protein: protein MRTKRRMRAHTLLEVLIAMTVGLLVLAAAGAAYHTQRVAQRRADDDFRMRDAAGTALLLIGQQLQMAGFRPLDAGAPTALPPVFGCSAARIRGDGAQVRCDPLRTDSDALLVRYVGDAVSTWPTATAQVSDCLGQGVGAPGERPLVVNRFDAHISPSTGEPELYCEGSGRPGGPQPVVAGIEQLRVRYLRRGDARFVRADAMRAADWHDVVAVQVCVQARGEPMRAPARYVDCDEREMVARDGRARLALHRVVALRNATIGFGETHHAHEVLR, encoded by the coding sequence ATGCGCACTAAGCGCCGCATGCGCGCCCATACGCTGCTCGAGGTGCTGATCGCCATGACCGTCGGTCTGCTCGTGCTCGCGGCTGCAGGCGCCGCGTACCACACGCAGCGGGTCGCGCAGCGGCGCGCGGACGATGATTTCCGGATGCGCGATGCGGCGGGCACCGCGCTGTTGCTGATCGGCCAGCAGCTTCAGATGGCGGGATTCCGGCCGCTCGACGCCGGTGCGCCGACAGCATTGCCGCCGGTATTCGGCTGCTCGGCCGCGCGTATTCGCGGCGACGGCGCGCAGGTGCGGTGCGATCCGCTGCGAACGGATTCCGATGCGCTGCTGGTCCGGTATGTCGGCGATGCGGTGTCGACGTGGCCGACGGCGACTGCGCAGGTATCGGATTGCCTGGGGCAGGGCGTCGGCGCGCCGGGCGAACGGCCGCTCGTCGTGAATCGCTTCGATGCGCACATCAGTCCGTCGACGGGCGAACCCGAACTGTATTGCGAGGGCAGCGGCCGTCCGGGCGGGCCGCAGCCCGTGGTGGCGGGCATCGAGCAGTTGCGCGTGCGCTATCTGCGGCGCGGCGACGCGCGCTTCGTGCGCGCGGACGCGATGCGGGCCGCCGACTGGCACGACGTCGTGGCCGTGCAGGTCTGCGTGCAGGCGCGCGGCGAGCCGATGCGCGCGCCGGCCCGGTACGTCGACTGCGACGAGCGCGAAATGGTCGCACGGGATGGCCGTGCGCGTCTGGCGCTGCATCGCGTCGTCGCGTTGAGGAACGCGACGATCGGATTCGGCGAGACGCATCATGCACACGAGGTGTTGCGATGA
- the tolQ gene encoding protein TolQ gives MNTSQDLSIISLVLNASVLAQAVMGLLLLLSLMSWTFIFRKWFAIRRARAQTERFEKDFWSGGDLQALYQSAANNRHTIGALERIFESGMREFLKAKEKRLSDPGLVLDGARRAMRASFQREMDVLEANLAFLASVGSVSPYIGLFGTVWGIMNSFRGLANVQQATLANVAPGIAEALVATAIGLFAAIPAVVAYNRYAHDIDRLAIRFETFIEEFSNILQRQAQ, from the coding sequence ATGAACACTTCTCAAGACCTGTCGATCATTTCCCTCGTCCTCAACGCGAGCGTGCTGGCCCAGGCCGTGATGGGGCTGCTGCTGCTGCTGTCGCTGATGTCGTGGACCTTCATCTTCCGCAAGTGGTTTGCGATCCGCCGCGCACGCGCCCAGACCGAACGCTTCGAGAAGGACTTCTGGTCGGGCGGCGACCTGCAGGCGCTGTACCAGAGCGCGGCCAACAACCGCCACACGATCGGCGCGCTCGAACGGATCTTCGAATCGGGGATGCGCGAATTCCTGAAGGCGAAAGAAAAGCGCCTCAGCGACCCGGGCCTCGTGCTCGATGGCGCACGCCGCGCGATGCGCGCGTCGTTCCAGCGCGAGATGGACGTGCTCGAGGCGAACCTCGCGTTCCTCGCGTCGGTCGGTTCGGTCAGCCCGTACATCGGTCTGTTCGGCACCGTGTGGGGGATCATGAACTCGTTCCGCGGCCTCGCGAACGTGCAGCAGGCCACGCTCGCGAACGTCGCGCCGGGCATCGCCGAAGCGCTGGTCGCCACCGCGATCGGCCTGTTCGCCGCGATTCCGGCGGTGGTCGCATACAACCGCTACGCACACGACATCGATCGCCTCGCGATCCGCTTCGAGACCTTCATCGAGGAGTTCTCGAACATCCTGCAGCGTCAGGCCCAGTAA
- a CDS encoding DUF3318 domain-containing protein — MSQNATGNAPRPPSSRSNWSASQHRALRKELLILRSEVERLELAEAAAEMRHAVTRFSWLKVFIPGLSGGKFSQSAKTLNASLGNLVNQYPMLSSLASLVLAKPVRSLLRASAGPALKWGSLGFAAWEVYRIWKQSRDERGSDAAIGE, encoded by the coding sequence ATGAGCCAGAACGCCACGGGCAATGCACCCCGCCCCCCTTCGTCGCGATCGAACTGGAGCGCGTCGCAGCATCGCGCGCTCCGCAAGGAATTGCTGATCCTGCGATCCGAGGTCGAACGACTCGAACTGGCGGAAGCCGCCGCCGAGATGCGCCACGCGGTCACGCGCTTCAGCTGGCTCAAGGTGTTCATCCCCGGCCTGTCCGGCGGCAAGTTCAGCCAGTCCGCGAAGACGCTGAACGCGAGCCTCGGCAATCTCGTCAACCAGTATCCGATGCTGAGCTCGCTCGCCTCGCTCGTGCTGGCGAAACCGGTTCGCTCGCTGCTGCGCGCCAGCGCCGGCCCCGCGCTGAAGTGGGGCTCGCTCGGGTTCGCCGCATGGGAGGTCTACCGGATCTGGAAACAATCGCGCGACGAGCGCGGCAGCGACGCCGCCATCGGCGAATGA